In the genome of Massilia sp. UMI-21, the window GGTTGGCCAGCGAGTGCGAGTTGCCGGAACAGACGTTGAAGGCTTCGCCCCTGGGGGCGACGGCCATCAGGCGGCGGTAGGCGCGCACCACCATGCGCACATCGGAGAAATCGCGCGCGATCGCCAGGTTGCCCAGTTCGATGCGCTGGTCCTTGCGGCGGAAGTGCGAGACGATCTTGGGCAGCAGGAAGTTCTCGGTCTGGCCGACGCCCGTATAGTTGAACGGGCGCGCGATGGTGATCGGCAGCTTGTCCATCCACAGGCGCGCCATGTATTCCATGGCCAGCTTGCTGACCGCGTAGTCGTTGGCCGGACTCGGGGGCACGTTCTCGTCGATGACGGGCACGCTGGCATTGCCGTAGATGTTGGCCGATGAGGCCAGCAGCACGCTGGTGGGGCGGTGCTTGCCATCGGCCAGGGCCTGCAGCAGGTTGCGCGTGCCGACCACGTTGACGCGGTAGATCAGTTCGGAATTCGTGTGGGCCACGAAGGCGATGCCGGCCAGGTGCGCGACCACGTCGGGC includes:
- a CDS encoding GDP-mannose 4,6-dehydratase, with protein sequence MERMATDDIPAFIGGREGEGRRALITGLRGFTGYYMAQELTAAGYRVYGTVLPGEECGPDVFEVDLCDCDAVARVVDAVQPDVVAHLAGIAFVAHTNSELIYRVNVVGTRNLLQALADGKHRPTSVLLASSANIYGNASVPVIDENVPPSPANDYAVSKLAMEYMARLWMDKLPITIARPFNYTGVGQTENFLLPKIVSHFRRKDQRIELGNLAIARDFSDVRMVVRAYRRLMAVAPRGEAFNVCSGNSHSLANLIDMMSEIAGYHIDVHVNPAFVRANDVLTLSGSNSKLTAVIGQLDPTPLSETLRWMYQA